The region GTCACGCATGTTCCGCGATGATCTGGAACAACTAGACGCGGGTATGCTGCTTTACGATGCCTTTTACCGATGGGCGCGTGACGCGACGAGCGAAGGGCATGACTGGCCTGCTGCTTCGACAAAGGCTTGAGTCATGAGCAGTATGAATGATGTCCAGACGGACCTGGCTCCGTCTCTCTCCGACGCGACCCGCGTGTGGTGGAAAATCGGAATCTTGTCCTTCGGCGGTCCTGCCGCCCAGATCGCACTGATGCATAAGGAGGTCGTCGAAGACCGTAGCTGGCTCTCCGAGCAGCAATTCCTGAATGCGTTGAGCCTTTGCATGCTGCTGCCCGGTCCGGAGGCGATGCAACTGGCCACATATGCCGGGTGGCGGCTTCACGGCACAATTGGCGGCCTTATCGCCGGGTTGCTCTTTGTCGTTCCCGGCGCGGCCGTGATCATGGCGCTTGCTGCGATCTACAGCATCTATGGCAATGTGCCACTGGTCGAGGCGCTGTTTTACGGCATCAAAGCCGCCGTCCTGGTGATCGTCGTCGAGGCATTGTTGCGGGTCGCCAAGAAAGCGCTGTCGCAGAAAGTGCATTGGGTGATCGCCGCTCTGGCGTTTGTCGGGATATTCTTCCTATCGATCCCCTATCCGTTGATCGTTCTCATGGCGGGCCTGTTCGGCTGGTTCATGGGAACCGCAGACATGGATCGGCAAACCGTGGACATGGCGCATGTCTCGGTAGGCAAGACGGGCCTGACAATTGCTACCTGGATGGCGATCTGGCTTCTGCCATTGCTGGCCCTCGGTTGGCTGGGCGCGCCGGACCTTCTTGTCGAGGTAGGCAGGTTTTTTTCCACACTCGCCGTCGTGACCTTCGGCGGGGCATATGCGGTTCTCGCCTATATGGCGCAGGATGTCGTTGTTCAGTTCGGCTGGCTGACGGCAGGCGAAATGGTCGACGCGCTCGGACTGGCGGAGACCACGCCAGGCCCGCTCATCCTCGTAACGCAGTTCGTCGGCTTCCTCGCCGGGTTCAAGGAAGGCGGACTTCTGCTTGGCCTCAGCGCCGCCGTGGTGGCGCTTTGGGTGACGTTCGCGCCCTGTTTCCTATGGATATTTGCCGGTGCGCCCTACATCGAATGGATTTCGAACCAACCGAGGCTGAAAGGCGCGCTCAAGGCGATCACTGCGGCGGTCGTCGGTGTCATCCTCAATCTTTCGCTCTGGTTTGCGCTGCACGTGTTGTTCACCAATGTGAGCCGCGAGACCCTGGGCCCTGTGACCTTGTGGCGACCGGACCTCGCCACAATCGAATGGCTCGCCGTAGCGCTGTTTCTGCTCAGCTGCTTTCTAGCGTTCCGGCTGCACTGGGGGATTATCAGGATTTTGCTCGTTGCCGCGTTACTGGGGGCCGCTCTGAGACTTTTTCTGTGAGCCCCCCACCTTTTCCCACCAGATTTTCGACCTACTGAAAGGACATGAGATGACAGACACTCCCAAGCCCGCGCACGGACCGACCCAAGAGCACTTTGTGAGGGGACTTCCGTTCAAGGCGCACAAGATTGAGGGCTTCACGCCTGAACTCCTGGAGCACTACTACGAGGACACCTATGGTGGGTCCATCCGAACGTTGAATGAGGTCGAGACCAAGATCGCGGCCTCCCGGCGGGCGGGATCGCCGACAGCCGATCTTGGATCATTGATTGCGAAGCAAGCAAACCCTCCGATGGGGCCTAAGGCAAAGCGGACGTGCATTAACAGTTGGTGAAAGGCAGCAAAGTCCGCACAGCGGTTGTTCGCGAGCAGCGCAGCGAAGGTCTACAACCCGTAATCATGCCCTCGGTCGCGGCGGGCATGAACTTCGCGCTCCTGCTCTTGTTCCAGCTCCTTGGTGCGCTGCCGCTCCTGCTCCTGCGCGGTGTGCTGTTCCTCGGCCTCGCGGCCCTCGCGCAACGCGGAAACGCGATCTCCGAACGCCTCCCGGTCGATCCCGGTTGCCGCGGCCCGCAACCGCGCCGCCAGATCGTCCGGAACCTCCCGCTCTGAGGCATCGGCTTCATGCTGCTCCCGACCCTCTTTCCGACCTTCCCACGCTTCGCGCAGCCGCGTGGCAAGGTCGGGTTCCTGCTCCCGGCCCTCACGCCCTCCGGCAAGCGCCAGCTCGGATTGCTCCGGCCCGAGACGGTCCAACACGCGATCCGCCGCCCGGTCGAGCCAGTCGCGGACATGACCGGCCAGCTCGCGGGCGACCTCCA is a window of Celeribacter indicus DNA encoding:
- the chrA gene encoding chromate efflux transporter; its protein translation is MSSMNDVQTDLAPSLSDATRVWWKIGILSFGGPAAQIALMHKEVVEDRSWLSEQQFLNALSLCMLLPGPEAMQLATYAGWRLHGTIGGLIAGLLFVVPGAAVIMALAAIYSIYGNVPLVEALFYGIKAAVLVIVVEALLRVAKKALSQKVHWVIAALAFVGIFFLSIPYPLIVLMAGLFGWFMGTADMDRQTVDMAHVSVGKTGLTIATWMAIWLLPLLALGWLGAPDLLVEVGRFFSTLAVVTFGGAYAVLAYMAQDVVVQFGWLTAGEMVDALGLAETTPGPLILVTQFVGFLAGFKEGGLLLGLSAAVVALWVTFAPCFLWIFAGAPYIEWISNQPRLKGALKAITAAVVGVILNLSLWFALHVLFTNVSRETLGPVTLWRPDLATIEWLAVALFLLSCFLAFRLHWGIIRILLVAALLGAALRLFL